NNNNNNNNNNNNNNNNNNNNNNNNNNNNNNNNNNNNNNNNNNNNNNNNNNNNNNNNNNNNNNNNNNNNNNNNNNNNNNNNNNNNNNNNNNNNNNNNNNNNNNNNNNNNNNNNNNNNNNNNNNNNNNNNNNNNNNNNNNNNNNNNNNNNTTTTTCTCCACAGAAAAGTATGGCTTTAGAAactcaattttaaaaaacatgagCAGCAAGTTTCACATTCATCCGAGCTGTACCTTGGACGTTAATGTGTTTTTCAGATAGTTTATAAGCTACTTTGAAGTCATGGCTTTTATTTATCCTTAATATTTCATTGAGAATATTTTTCCCtgtatgtatactgtatagtgtatagtcgATCGGCGACTGTCGTACACTATCGagcgaaatattattattccttaaataaaataaaataattgtattccgACTTCagacataataagtataatggttataattattatttattagcttacaacaatttttttttaaattactaacaaTAAGTCTTAAATTGGGGCGACTTTGATAaagtttgttgattttttttgttctttttcgtatagtttttttaatactcaTGCTATAGATCTCAAAATAATGTCGTCGTATCAAGTACTATTTTAACCaatattcctattttttttttttttttttataatgaatagttttttttttataatttttttaaagtagctATCAAAGTCAAACGGAATTCGGGGTGACTTTGATacccctattttttttattgttaaactaATGGTAATGATATGAAAGTTATAAATCtcaaaccattttaaatttggtcaaatagtttttgagttataacataaaatgtgttatgGGGTGAAATTGACaggaatatttaatttgtataaataaaaaatacataaaatagtattcaaattgataataatttattaagttgaCTAACTCAGTCTTGTGAAACAGtgaaaatatagtaatagtttcaaaattaaaaacaaaataaaacaaaatattaaaatataaaaatataaattaattaatttaaatatatttataatggctTAACTAATTACTAGGAAGTCTTGAGATTAGGTACAATACCTTGTTAATTGTCTGAACACACaggataatataacaatttttaaataaaaataacaaacaaaactaaatatatataaatattagtctTGACAAGTATAacagtttaaacataataatttctaagttaaaaataaaacaaaataaaatatcaatagctacattcatttaaatatgtttaaattgacTTAGCTAGGAACTTACTAGGCAGTcttgagtttaaaatataatggtaaCAGACTGAACGTACAGTTTAACAGTCCAGTCGTAATATGCTTATAGTCATAGGTAATAGTCTTCATTTACTATGCCTCTCTAAATTGAAAAACCATTCTTTGAAAGTGATACCATCCATCCATCCGTGTGGTGTACAATTATACCTGGTTCCTTTTGAGCAGCAAGGACTCTCACAACATGGAGATCCTTTGGGTCCTTCATTTGTCCAAGACTCCCACAAATTTTTTGACTTGTAAATTATGTATGGTGGTAATAGAACACCACTTGCTGACCCACATACCATTATTGTGGTGGCACTTTTAGAGTGGTTTTGAACTTGTACTGGATATTTTGTACCACGcttgaataaaaatttttttttacctgggTCATCCTGGAGGTTGGTCTCatcataattgaaaatattatcagcaGGTATATCTTTTAATACTGAAgacaaattatcaaaatatgaatttattgtagCAGGGGAGACTTCGGCGCGACATCGAGAAATGTTTGTAGTGATTCTTTGAGTCAGTGTATTGTGTCTTTTTAACAAACTCCTTGCCCAATCATCACCTGGAAGGTTATCCTTAAACTTTTGAACTATTATTCCTCTTTTGTCTAGTGATGTTTTTGCGATTAATCTAAAacaagataattttattataattaattttaagactaATTGTAATACAAGCAAACTGTGTATGTTTACCTCAAATCCATTAAAGTTAAAGGGAATCCCCAATCACCACATTTTGATACAGCAgctatcatatttttttcatcctCATCACTAAATATTGTCTGTCCTCCAGGTTTTTTGCCATGTTTTCCATTAAAACGATTGTGTAATGTGCCATAAggaatgttatacattttactcgCTCTTAAAATTGAAAGTTCCCCATCAGCAACTTTTTGAAGAGCTTCTTCCACAACTTCATCTCTTCTATTAGCATATGGGCGATTGCCCACTTCTTTTTGGTACACACGAaccactaaaataatttaaatacatgaaatataaacataaataagatTATCAAAGTCGCCCCAATAATACTATCAATGTCACCCCACGACAATAAACACTTAATCGTTCGCAACATAATGAACGAAAATCGTATAACATAGTATGATTTGAATCAtgatgatatgtatatataaatgaacttacaaaattataattaaataacatttgtaCTTACTTTGCGCAGCTAATTTTAAAACgttgttattttacatttaaaataacgtTGTGATTGAAGATAACacacatttcaaataattgatgATAAATCGTATCATAATCGTTATCATTATAAGACTATATTTCTTtatcaatatatacaataaaaattattttttttcgaacagTGTAGCCATAGTgtacaatttaatgaaataaaacaacattatcaAAGTCACCCGTCATTATCAATGTCGCCCCaattcaaactattataaaCAAACTTGGCACTGATGTTACGGCTCAAAAAGCTTTTCGACTTCAATCAAAATTTCCGAATAAACCCAGAATTTTATCTGTGTGTTTCAATACGGTAAATGATAAACCAAAGTTATGgaattagcaaaaaaaataaactagttgCAAAAGACTTGGAACGAATCTGCTNNNNNNNNNNNNNNNNNNNNNNNNNNNNNNNNNNNNNNNNNNNNNNNNNNACAGCACGCGGCTCAATACAAGTCCGCGTCAACTGGCTCCCCGAACAGGAATCACCGGTAAGTGAAAACTATCTTACCACTCACTACCACCCACATATACCCCCCGTTGCGCGATGCTCCAAACACACACGACGTAGGTAGGCATTAGGCAGGAACGCAAGAGCGCGAGAGGGTCTAACCACCACCGCCCAGCACCGCCACTCGCCTACGTCAACACGCGATGACCCGGGACAAAAATACCACGTAATCGGACCGCCGCCGCTTAAAGCGACAGCCGCCGCCTTCCCTAATCGCAGTATTGCACAGGATAACGCACACACGCGCATCCGCGAAAACACTCTGCGAAGACCGGTTACTGTGATCGCCCGGCAAGcgcaacaataacaataacaacccACTGACCTACATTCTGTACGCAAATAAACACCGATAAGCGGGCAACACAGCTGATCGAAGGAACGCGATACCCGTTCCAACGACAACAGCCACATTTTATATCTCCTCGCAACAACACCGGAAAACCAACCGGAAGTCATGCcgggaaaatatattaatgaattgaCCGCCGCGGAATTGCGCTACGAATGCGGACAGCGCGGTTTAACGGACACAACCACAGCCGAAACCGGCGCAAAAAAAGATTTCCCCAAACCCACCCACCACAACCAACGCACCAACCGCGAACACGGGACGGTACGGCAGGCAAACCACAACCGCCCAACCCGTGCAGATACTGCGGagcatgataaaataacatggtatgcTGGCAACTTTATGATACGCATACCCCTTACCCCGCCAACCACCATACAAAACTGTATCCAGTTCGCCGCTTTTCATTGGCTGTGTCATTTTCAGATAATTGACAGTTTGGCGCGGACGTCGCCCGGTCGCCGGTGGCCGGGCGGCATTTTAACATACCCTACATTGTTTCACAACCGGGCTTTCCTGattggtttaatttaaattcgcGCGCATAATATcagttatctattatatatacatatatatatctattatcaaaatataattatttaaattataatcttatccTCTTATCAATAATCAgctattataatcttataatcaattatcaatGGTTCGAGTCGAGGAATCtacttatctattatattattaaaagtaggaactagataaaaataaaaaatcaataaataatatatcaaataaatatttgatttgtataatctttatttaaaattatggtcTTCATACCAACACTTTTTGTCAGAAGAATAAAGCAAACTAATcgaatacaaataaatagatacctacctacctttacataggtaaataataatacaaaaaacatattCACATAAATCTAAAATGTCTACTCCTAagatcaatgaaataaaattacctgTATAGGTTTCTAGCCTATATGtaacaacttatattataacttttattatgcAACATATATTTTGGTGTTTTTAAACTAGGCATTGTTTaagaaacttaaattttaacaatcaataacttaattataatatattattggttaagttaggtattttgtttcatcataaaaatatatgttagaaTTTGTCATTTTACAATCTAGGTCTGCTTCTGTGTCCTATATtcgatttaattttagaaataattaaagcaatttatatataaatttaaaattataacaaaaaactatACACATAATCAATTATCAATTGCTACCACCTAagttaactataggtatatacctacctagtacttCCGACATTTTTGTAAAGTttgatacctacattataagttacctaatattatttaaaacttgtatGAGCAGAGTGGAAAACTATTCATATAGGTAAGTAGAACAAAAGTttagtcaaatttaaattatgtatttatcaattatccTGCTATTATCCTCTTATCAATAAtctaactaattaaatattaattaattatattatattatacgaaatatagtattaattgtatattattatatattattattattctactattattatattttatattatataatatacaccatgTTCCTTCCGAGCTCTTTTTGAAACAAATTGAAAGAAGAGAAGTTGAACTACGTAGAGATTCGTAGTAATCTTAAAACAATTGAAGATATTAAACAATGGGTCGAGGAATTTGGATTATTAACTAAAACTCAGTGGATATCTAGGAGTTCTAATCCAAGTggaacaaaaatattgtgttcgTAAGTATAGTTAGAACCATagttacattaatacattatacttttGTTACTATTTAActagtaataaagtaatataattaccaTTACCCTTGGTTTTGttactatttaaaattcattaggAAAAAGTTTGTTTGTCACCACAGTGAATTTAATAAAGTgccaactgaaaaaaatataaaaggaaATTCCAAAAACACTCAATGTCcagcatatatattatgtacaataaaattagaCACACCGTGGACAAGAAAAACTGATAGTTTTGTAAAGGTAAGAGTGCCAAactatttagtacctacttttaaattactaaatataaattaataacttttaaattactaaataataaattactaaactactttaattaattaatcttttgtaaaaatatataatataatactataatatgtgattCATACAAACGAGGTTGTATCtttgaaaaatactaataattattaaagtaatttaatgagtaaaacatattataaaagtattataattttttaggtacctatgttaataaattaatacttctTTAAATGTTGCTATCAATATAAGAAGTTCaaataattcaacaaaaaaaatacttaatagctagattttttttaaactgcctgcataaaatataatttcattattctcCAGTAATCTATCATTTTTTAATcagactaattttttttttactaattgaaaaaaataggcTTTTAAGCTAAAGTTTTACAATTCCCTATTTCAGTTTGTGTTATTTGGTCGATATTCATCTATTACTTAATGAAAACATATCATTTTAgcctaaatttaattttgagttaacgataaataggtacctacataatatattaaacatttatcataCATAAGTACACTGTAACTTCTTAGAGgttaataaaaatctatgatttttgatttatttccaTAGGTACATCAATCATAAAAAGctttgtttaatatacttatattatagacgaatgttgataatttttaaatttttaaatttaaaatgttaataaatacctTACattgactattatttattaattacattatttttatttttcaaataattctgAAATATTGTCAGGATGGTTTGTTGGCTTCAATAAAGATTTATAGTTGTCATTCCCATACATTGGATACTGCTGAAGCTCTAAGATTTTTACCAGctaaaaaaaatcttcaaaacACATTTATAGAGTATTTTAACAATGGTATGGGAATAATTGAATCCACAAAATTTCATGAACATGTCTTATCATTAAATGAtgattttaataagaaaaattatgctAATGGTGCTATAAACCCAACATACCGCTGTGTACAAAATTGGCATGAGCAATGGCGTCTTAAAAACCTTGGTCCACGGTGTGGTTCAGGGTTAATTGAAGTGAGCATTAGTTTAcctcatatttttttgtaatattttattaacttatagcaatcttaatttatgatttattttggtATTCTTGTTATAAGCATATAATGTTCTGAATTAAATGATTGTTCTtacccataggcgcaatttcaacttttgactttgggggactgaatattatattaaaggcaagcagaccattgcaatatagtattttaaaattgtatgtcctaggttttttttggggggaggggCATAGCCCTTAAGCACCTTTATTAAACATTGACCTCCTGTGGCAAATTGAGTCACACAATCACCACCCACTGACCCTCTTTCTGtcttcacatattttttatacatcaattTTACTACCTGTCAAAGCACTATcggtaatatcaatattaagtttaacctagttacattatacttattgacaatgcttaaaattatactaattgttattttattaaataattgttatcttaAACTAATTTGATGGAATGCATGTTGTTACTTATAgcttattgtatattgtatgatttgttttggtattttacCTGTTACATATTATGATGGTTTTCTTATCCTaggttatagttttaattttaatatttttaatatattatgcatgatgcaacagtatttattaaattaatagatccttataatatttaatcttaaataatgttctatttaatattttttaaaagctgctaactatattaaaaaaaaatagttttttcttacattaatttgtttaaagaatattaaagaAGTTAATTAGACTGTTAAACATAAcatgtatacctattgtaataacttataatttttgagATTTACAAGAAACATTGTATTATTGCCTATTgatatagtaaaaatgttaattagttTGTTACATGTTACTACATTGTCATTAAgtatatacaactatattaattttatatacttgattatttttatctgtttactttattactaattttaaaatgtttattaattgtgatttttcaacttttttattaaataactttgtaatataatattaggaataATTGCTTAGAATGTTTACATCACATAGGTGATAGgccttcattattttttgttttatttaataattaaataattgacagTAGAGAAACTACTGACTAGAATACCAAAATGTTGGaccatttttaagaaataaagtgattcaatttgaaatttctattaaaatacattaattttaacttttaaatttttccacTACAGTCTGATGTTTTTGCTACCTAGTCTAATTAGATTGTtcaactactttttttttgatagaaactcttagaaaaaaaatattttatgaaaagcaAGAcatcattgttaattttaaagaagATCCATTTGCAGTAGTGATTATAACTCCTATGATGAAAAGAGCTCATATGCTTAGGACATCTAGTGACATAATTTTTGTAGATACAACTTCTGCATGTGATCCGCAAAATCATGCGATCACATTTATGCTTGCTCCTTGTGCTGCAGGAGCTGTTCCgttagctattattattactaaaggtatgaatatgataaattaatatactcagTTGTCTCAGTGGCACCCAAATTTTTACAACAGGTAtggcaaaattaaaattaaaacccaccAATCTTGCTCCATACatactcttttttaaaaaaagtctttATGTTTTTCAGCCGTTCTATCCTTATAATATCAATGTGTGCCTCtgattataattgattataatgcA
The nucleotide sequence above comes from Acyrthosiphon pisum isolate AL4f unplaced genomic scaffold, pea_aphid_22Mar2018_4r6ur Scaffold_21591;HRSCAF=24351, whole genome shotgun sequence. Encoded proteins:
- the LOC100571097 gene encoding uncharacterized protein LOC100571097; this encodes MVRVYQKEVGNRPYANRRDEVVEEALQKVADGELSILRASKMYNIPYGTLHNRFNGKHGKKPGGQTIFSDEDEKNMIAAVSKCGDWGFPLTLMDLRLIAKTSLDKRGIIVQKFKDNLPGDDWARSLLKRHNTLTQRITTNISRCRAEVSPATINSYFDNLSSVLKDIPADNIFNYDETNLQDDPGKKKFLFKRGTKYPVQVQNHSKSATTIMVCGSASGVLLPPYIIYKSKNLWESWTNEGPKGSPCCESPCCSKGTRYNCTPHGWMDGITFKEWFFNLERHSK